CTGGCGGATTGATTTTTTAGTGAGGTGGGGGACTCTCTTACAAGAGTCCGACCTGGCCGAAGAAAGTGAGCGTGAGGACCGGTACGAGAGCGAGGAGGAACGCCATCGACGTTTCCTGACTTTGCGCTTGTTCCTGTGCGACTTTGGCACAGTTCTCACACGCGGGTCCGCTGCACGGAGCCTCCATCAGGGGCTCATTGCCTTTCATCTCCATAGGAGTGTTTGTTTTTATTAATTATTTAAACGACCTGTTGAAAAGAAAAAACGGGGGACCTGGGTCACCCGTTTCGCTCACTTCAACATATTTAGTATACTCCCGTTTTTGACAAAAGTCAACCCCTACCACCAAAGCTTTTCAAGGATTGGCGATTCTGATATTGACCGGAAGCAAGGGCTTCCAAAGACTCGGCGGATATGAGCTGGCGGCGCTGTCTGTCTGCTGCCTGGATGCTGCCCGAACTGGAGAGTGGATAAAAAATAGTGTACACTAGAATACACTAAAGGAGACACATGCATATGCAAAAACGGAAACATCAACAACTGGCGATCTCGATCGCACTCCTCGGTGGAGCCATGCTCATCCTCGCGGGTTGCTCTTGGGAGAGTGCCCCGGTTGCAAAGGACCCGAAGCCGGCTGAGCTCCCGCTCGACAAACTGAAGCGGGCCGAGACCGACAAGACACTCGCCGAGGAAGCGAAAAAGAAAGAACAAGAAAAAGAAGTCGCTAAACCAGTAACCACCGCACCTGCTATGACAAGCAAACAATATCCGTCAGCGCCTGTGATGAGTATCGATCCAGCCAAGAAATATACAGCCGTACTCCACACGGAGAAAGGCGACATCGAAATTGAGCTGGCCGCTGCCGCGACACCGATCACCGTGAACAATTTTGTTTTCCTCGCCCGCGAGAAGTTTTATGACGGTGTCGTCTTCCATCGGACGATTCCCGGGTTCATGATCCAAGGAGGTGATCCGACGGGGACAGGGGCGGGTGGCCCAGGTTATCGCTTCGATGACGAATCATTTTCTGGGGAGTACAAGCGCGGGACAGTCGCGATGGCCAATGCTGGACCGGATACGAATGGAAGCCAGTTCTTCATCATGCATGCTGACTATGCCTTGCCACCAAACTATGTTATTTTCGGCCAGGTCATGAAAGGCCTCGAGGTAGTGGACACGATTGTATCTGCGCCGACTCAGACTGGAGGTGAAGGATCGAAGCCGGTGACTCCGGTGAAGATCACCTCTGTCGATATCATCGAAAAGTAGTGCCATCTGGACCCCGCACCATATTTGGCCACGTTGACCACTAGCCTTGGGAAGAGGCGTAGCAGATACTTTGAGCCCCGCGCCATCCGGCATACTGTGTCTGGGGAATATGGTGCGGGGTTGACCGAGGCCCCTTTTCGGGCTATACTGTGATTGCTCAAATAAAAGGCGGAAACGCCTTTTTTCGATACATAACGTCTGGGATACACATATATGGAGACACGCAACGTCGCAATTATCGCGCACGTCGACCACGGCAAGACAACTCTGACTGACGCTCTCATGCGCCAGACGGGAGTCGCGATGGCCGTCGGTGCCTCGATGGATTCGAATGCGCTCGAACAGGAACGCGGCATCACTATCTACGCCAAGAACTGTTCATTGTTCTATAAGAACACCAAGATCAATATCGTCGATACGCCTGGTCACGCGGATTTCGGTTCGGAAGTAGAGCGCGTGCTTCGCTCCATCGATGATGTCATCCTCGTCGTCGATGCTCAGGAGGGTCCGATGCCGCAGACCCGCTTTGTCTTGAAGAAATCACTCGAGCTGGGTCTCCGACCGATCGTCGTCATCAACAAGATCGATAAACCAGCCGCTCGTCCAGACGAGGTGAAGGAGATGGTCTATGAACTCTTCCTCGACCTCGGAGCGGACGATCATCAGCTTGATTTCCCGGTGGTCTATGCCATCGCCCGCGAAGCGGTGCTATGAAGGAGCTGGCTGATCCGCGCACCGATCTCTCGCCGCTCCTCGATACCATCCTCGAGCGTGTTCTTCCTGCTAGCCACGATGTCGATAAGCCGCTCCGTGCTCAGCCGTTCAATCTCGGCTATGACAATTTCGTCGGTCGCCTGGCCATCGCTCGCGTCTATGATGGTCGTCTCGCAGTGAACGATTCGGTCATGCTCCGGAACGTCAATGGCAAACAGTCGTCCGGTCGCATTGTGAAACTCTTCACTTTTCGTGGAATGGAGCGCGTCGAGAGTCAGTCTGTCGAAGCGGGGGACATCGTCATGATTGCCGGATTGCCGGATGTCGAGATCGGGGACACGATCACGACCTATGCGAACGCCGAGCTTCTTCCAGCCATCGCGATCGATGAGCCAACCATTTCGCTTGACTTCATGGTAAATGACTCTCCTTTTGCTGGCCGCGAAGGAAAATTTGTTACGAATAAGCAGATTCGCGAACGTCTCGAAAAAGAGCTCGAGATCAATGTCGGTCTCCGGATCGAATTCGCTGATGACCACTACAAAGTCTACGGTCGCGGTGAGCTCCACATCTCTATTTTGCTCGAAAACATGCGCCGTGAGGGCTACGAAGTCCAGGTGTCACAGCCACAGGTCATCATCAAGGATGTCGACGGCGTGAAGTCAGAACCGTTTGAGGAAGTGACCGTCGAGTGCCCGATGGAAGTGACTGGCCCTGTCATTGAAAAGATGGGCAAGCGCAAGGGTATCATGATGGATATGCGTGAAGGCTCGGGTGGGTACCAGC
This is a stretch of genomic DNA from Candidatus Moraniibacteriota bacterium. It encodes these proteins:
- a CDS encoding peptidylprolyl isomerase, yielding MSIDPAKKYTAVLHTEKGDIEIELAAAATPITVNNFVFLAREKFYDGVVFHRTIPGFMIQGGDPTGTGAGGPGYRFDDESFSGEYKRGTVAMANAGPDTNGSQFFIMHADYALPPNYVIFGQVMKGLEVVDTIVSAPTQTGGEGSKPVTPVKITSVDIIEK